The following coding sequences are from one Panicum hallii strain FIL2 chromosome 5, PHallii_v3.1, whole genome shotgun sequence window:
- the LOC112891440 gene encoding uncharacterized protein LOC112891440, which produces MQRSVWVRTFSSPACVHAIESSDDDGSHRSTMAPSGGEESRKKIDNKVTKLLLPLKHRRRISRALRSLSWGAKEEEPTNKKDGGCEELSDTETTFVSANSSELRSSSTDVDESEPPSFRLSPPPIFPTGSIEHRPPASPVKIVRKLPFGYVIGRQLDIPAPPPPSVTTLARRIKKVVPVMAALHLRSRSQMVKKKVGRALKEACRRGRHEVVEEAEVACGSHDDEDVFWKKDVKGLRCRRVDGDDAPY; this is translated from the coding sequence atgCAGAGGTCTGTCTGGGTACGCACCTTCTCGTCCCCTGCCTGTGTCCACGCCATCGAAAGCTCCGACGACGATGGGTCGCATCGCTCCACCATGGCCCCAAGCGGCGGGGAGGAATCACGCAAGAAGATTGACAACAAGGTAACGAAGCTACTCCTGCCCTTGAAGCACCGACGGCGCATCTCCCGAGCTTTGAGATCGCTGTCTTGGGGTGCCAAGGAGGAGGAACCCACCAACAAGAAGGATGGTGGCTGCGAGGAGCTGAGCGATACAGAGACGACGTTCGTGTCCGCCAACAGTTCCGAGCTGCGCTCCTCCTCTACGGACGTCGACGAATCGGAGCCCCCATCATTTCGCCTCAGCCCGCCGCCCATCTTCCCCACCGGAAGCATCGAACACCGTCCCCCAGCCTCCCCCGTGAAGATCGTGCGGAAGCTTCCGTTCGGGTACGTCATCGGCCGTCAGCTGGAcatccccgcgccgccccctccgtcTGTGACGACGCTGGCAAGAAGAATCAAGAAGGTGGTGCCGGTGATGGCCGCGCTGCACCTCCGGTCGAGATCGCAGATGGTCAAGAAGAAGGTCGGCCGTGCTTTGAAGGAAGCATGCCGACGAGGTAGGCACGAAGTTGTGGAAGAAGCCGAGGTCGCCTGCGGGAGCCATGATGATGAAGATGTGTTCTGGAAGAAGGATGTGAAGGGGCTTCGCTGCCGGCGGGTGGACGGCGACGATGCCCCTTATTGA
- the LOC112891450 gene encoding uncharacterized protein LOC112891450, translated as MASSSTTTTTDASSCQWDALPAHLQERILSLIPVTELLPVAAASRALRRLLRYPAFHALLSPHRLDAFFLLTPRLAVHPLSRRVLRTPPLAALCPPSYPLVSSASPSRLITYTTLHFLPPIPDGSYLLSVVVKPPPSSSCILVAVTTGAAVRSYTLDTADPSRLWASRGDVPVSISLLGNAAVSGDRRQLFVLGRGPDALLVFDLATGTWKVLPVVMPQGLTTAHLFVYDGKLFVVGGVERLGEVERVVVWRLEDEKEAMVWREVGVIPAEVFDELVAGRHGSFWHFQAADRLGILCLYNAVDGRLVMFDAADGLWTVLPRVSGLDAEESGRWFGHVLEPEVELLLGQRRPVIISTM; from the exons ATGGCCTCCTCctcaaccaccaccaccaccgacgCCAGCTCCTGCCAGTGGGACGCCCTCCCGGCGCACCTCCAGGAGCGAATCCTCTCCCTCATCCCCGTCACCGAGCTGctccccgtcgccgccgcctcccgcgctctccgccgcctcctccgctaCCCGGCATTCCACGCCCTCTTGTCCCCGCACCGCCTCgacgccttcttcctcctcacccCACGGCTTGCCGTCCACCCACTCTCCCGCCGCGTCCTCCGCACGCCCCCTCTCGCTGCGCTCTGCCCCCCTTCCTATCCGCTCGTCTCCTCCGCGTCCCCCTCCCGCCTCATCACCTACACCACGCTCCACTTCCTCCCGCCGATCCCCGACGGCTCCTACCTCCTCTCCGTCGTCGTCAAGCCGCCCCCATCCTCCTCCTGCATCCTCGTCGCCGTCACCACCGGCGCGGCCGTGCGATCCTACACCCTAGACACCGCTGATCCCTCCCGGCTGTGGGCGTCTAGAGGCGATGTCCCGGTTTCTATTTCGCTCTTGGGAAACGCCGCAGTCTCCGGCGACCGAAGACAGCTCTTCGTCCTCGGCCGCGGCCCCGACGCACTCTTGGTGTTCGATCTCGCGACGGGGACATGGAAGGTGCTGCCGGTTGTGATGCCACAAGGTCTCACTACGGCGCACCTGTTTGTGTACGATGGCAAGCTGTTCGTGGTTGGCGGGGTGGAGAGATTGGGGGAGGTGGAACGGGTGGTGGTATGGCGGCTGGAGGACGAGAAGGAAGCGATGGTATGGAGGGAGGTGGGTGTGATACCAGCAGAGGTGTTCGACGAGTTGGTGGCTGGTCGGCATGGCAGTTTCTGGCATTTTCAGGCCGCTGACAGATTGGGGATTCTTTGCTTGTACAATGCTGTGGATGGGAGGCTGGTCATGTTTGATGCAGCCGATGGTTTGTGGACAGTGCTGCCACGAGTGTCCGGATTGGATGCAGAGGAGAGTGGCCGGTGGTTTGGACATGTCCTGGAGCCAGAAGTTGAGCTGTTGCTGGGACAACGCCGCCCGGTGATTATAAG CACTATGTGA